The following coding sequences lie in one Pan paniscus chromosome X, NHGRI_mPanPan1-v2.0_pri, whole genome shotgun sequence genomic window:
- the LOC129395364 gene encoding sperm protein associated with the nucleus on the X chromosome C-like — translation MGQQSSAGGVKRSTPCESNEVNETMPETSRGDSQPEPAPKKSKASDSSTVLVLSYRREVRRRYSVSDELVNDHSRVNRINRLQIDEEEFTQISVQTAANQKEDAAVNLGQ, via the exons ATGGGCCAACAATCCAGTGCTGGCGGGGTGAAGAGAAGCACCCCGTGTGAATCCAACGAGGTGAATGAGACG ATGCCAGAGACGTCAAGGGGGGACTCACAGCCAGAACCCGCTCCTAAGAAATCAAAAGCATCGGACTCCTCGACCGTATTAGTGCTTTCCTACAGGAGAGAGGTTAGAAGACGTTACTCCGTCTCCGATGAATTGGTGAATGACCACTCCCGAGTGAACCGAATCAACCGCCTCCAAATAGACGAGGAAGAATTCACGCAGATTTCTGTGCAAACAGCTGCAAACCAGAAGGAAGATGCTGCCGTTAACCTTgggcaatga